In Flavobacterium sp. WV_118_3, one DNA window encodes the following:
- a CDS encoding GNAT family N-acetyltransferase, with the protein MNIRKGQKEDMPAVLGLIRELALFEKEPDAVVVTADELVRDGFGENPLFKTFIAEVDHEIVGMALFYYRYSTWKGKTIHLEDLIVNEKMRGTGLGHALYAEVIKQGEKDKVRRIEWAVLDWNQNAIDFYEKSGAKVLKDWYVVQMDEAGISNFTNSLQPR; encoded by the coding sequence ATGAACATTCGAAAAGGACAAAAAGAAGATATGCCAGCCGTACTCGGGCTGATCCGCGAACTGGCGTTATTTGAAAAAGAACCGGATGCCGTAGTGGTTACCGCCGACGAACTGGTGCGCGACGGTTTTGGTGAAAACCCACTTTTTAAAACCTTTATCGCCGAAGTCGACCATGAGATAGTTGGTATGGCTTTATTCTACTATCGCTATTCAACCTGGAAAGGCAAAACGATTCATCTGGAAGATCTGATTGTAAATGAAAAAATGCGCGGTACCGGATTGGGACATGCTTTGTATGCCGAAGTGATCAAACAAGGCGAAAAAGACAAGGTGCGTCGTATCGAATGGGCTGTACTGGATTGGAACCAAAATGCGATTGACTTTTACGAAAAATCGGGTGCCAAAGTTTTAAAAGACTGGTATGTCGTACAAATGGACGAAGCCGGAATCAGTAATTTCACAAATAGCTTACAGCCGCGTTAA
- the fbp gene encoding class 1 fructose-bisphosphatase: MKDRNKTLGEFIIEKQEEFKYSSGELSRIINSIRLAAKVVSHKVNKAGLVDIVGAAGEQNIQGEDQQKLDVYANEVFIQTLINREIVCGIASEENDDFITVQGKDASHNNKYVVLMDPLDGSSNIDVNVSVGTIFSVYRRITPMGTPVTLEDFLQPGVNQVAAGYVIYGTSTMLVYTTGHGVNGFTLNPAIGTFYLSHPNMKYAPDGKIYSINEGNYIHFPQGVKDYIKYCQLEEGDRPYTSRYIGSLVSDFHRNMIKGGVYIYPTSSKAPNGKLRLLYECNPMAFIAEQAGGKASDGFDRILEIKPTELHQRVPFFCGSRNMVEKAEEFMANAMQ, from the coding sequence ATGAAAGATCGCAATAAAACGTTAGGTGAGTTTATCATTGAAAAACAGGAAGAATTCAAGTACTCATCCGGGGAATTGTCCCGAATTATCAATTCCATTCGTCTGGCGGCAAAAGTGGTGAGCCACAAAGTAAATAAAGCCGGATTGGTCGATATCGTTGGAGCGGCCGGGGAACAGAATATTCAGGGCGAAGATCAGCAAAAACTGGATGTCTATGCCAATGAGGTTTTTATTCAAACGTTGATCAATCGTGAGATTGTCTGCGGAATCGCGTCCGAAGAAAATGACGATTTTATTACCGTTCAAGGGAAAGATGCCAGTCATAATAACAAATATGTAGTGTTAATGGATCCGTTAGATGGATCGTCCAATATTGATGTGAACGTATCGGTAGGAACGATTTTCTCGGTGTATCGTAGAATTACGCCAATGGGAACACCGGTAACACTGGAAGATTTTTTACAACCGGGCGTAAATCAGGTAGCAGCAGGTTATGTAATCTATGGTACGTCGACCATGTTGGTGTATACGACCGGTCACGGGGTAAATGGTTTTACGTTAAACCCGGCTATCGGTACATTTTACCTGTCGCACCCGAATATGAAATATGCACCGGACGGAAAAATCTATTCGATTAACGAAGGAAATTATATTCATTTCCCACAAGGGGTTAAAGATTATATCAAATATTGTCAGCTGGAAGAAGGCGATCGTCCGTATACGTCTCGTTATATCGGAAGTTTGGTGTCCGATTTTCATAGAAACATGATCAAAGGTGGGGTTTATATTTATCCGACGAGTTCCAAGGCACCCAATGGAAAATTGCGTTTGTTATACGAATGCAATCCGATGGCTTTTATCGCCGAACAGGCCGGAGGAAAAGCATCCGATGGTTTTGATCGTATCCTGGAAATTAAGCCGACGGAATTGCATCAACGCGTACCGTTTTTCTGCGGAAGTCGAAACATGGTGGAAAAAGCGGAAGAATTTATGGCCAACGCGATGCAATAA
- a CDS encoding TerB family tellurite resistance protein: MSFSDLFDSEFKSRNKGHFSAIVRVALADGDLTQEERNFLDKLAIQLEISKEEYEEILENPLKYPINPPYLYTQRLERLYDLSRMVYADHILGPKQKEILMRFVLALGFTPSNASYIVDKAFSLLVLNVDLDTFIYEMQNMNK, from the coding sequence ATGTCATTTTCAGATTTATTTGATAGCGAATTTAAGTCCCGTAACAAAGGGCACTTTTCAGCTATCGTACGAGTTGCTCTTGCAGACGGCGACCTGACTCAGGAAGAAAGAAACTTCTTAGACAAGTTGGCTATTCAGTTGGAGATTTCGAAAGAGGAGTATGAAGAAATTCTGGAGAATCCTTTAAAATATCCGATTAACCCTCCTTATTTATACACACAACGTTTAGAGCGTTTGTATGATTTATCCCGTATGGTTTATGCAGATCATATTCTGGGCCCGAAACAAAAAGAAATCCTGATGCGTTTCGTTTTGGCATTAGGCTTTACACCAAGTAACGCTTCTTATATTGTAGACAAAGCGTTTTCGTTATTAGTTTTAAATGTAGATCTGGATACGTTTATATACGAAATGCAAAACATGAACAAATAA
- a CDS encoding HupE/UreJ family protein, which translates to MSEFWIYFNIGLRHVLDINAYDHVLFLIALVVPYAFKDWKRVLLLVTLFTLGHTLSLMLSVYGIVYIKANLVEFLIPITILVTALFHLFTAGKSSKNESVSFVAFVTLFFGIIHGLGFSNYFKTILPGAASDKLLPLLEFALGIETAQIIVVLVVLILSYIIQTFFRFSKRDWTLVMSAFVIGVVLPMIISSEIWNR; encoded by the coding sequence ATGTCAGAATTTTGGATATACTTTAACATCGGATTACGTCATGTGCTCGATATCAATGCTTATGATCATGTTTTGTTTCTGATCGCTTTGGTGGTTCCCTATGCGTTTAAAGACTGGAAGCGGGTGTTGTTACTCGTGACGCTTTTTACCTTGGGACATACCTTGTCGCTTATGTTATCGGTGTATGGAATCGTATATATTAAGGCCAATCTGGTCGAGTTTCTGATCCCGATTACCATTTTGGTGACGGCATTATTTCATTTGTTTACCGCCGGAAAGTCATCCAAAAACGAAAGTGTCAGTTTTGTGGCTTTCGTAACGCTTTTCTTTGGAATTATTCATGGATTGGGTTTTTCCAATTACTTTAAAACCATATTACCGGGCGCTGCATCCGATAAATTACTACCGTTGCTCGAATTCGCATTGGGTATCGAAACAGCCCAAATTATTGTGGTACTGGTGGTGTTAATCCTTTCTTATATTATTCAGACTTTTTTCCGCTTTTCCAAACGCGACTGGACACTGGTTATGTCGGCTTTTGTGATCGGTGTGGTATTACCGATGATCATCAGTAGTGAAATTTGGAACCGCTAA
- a CDS encoding dCMP deaminase family protein encodes MKEQKRNKYDKAYLRIAKEWSLLSYCKRKQVGAIIVKDRMIISDGYNGTPSGFENCCEDDEGYTKWYVLHAEANAISKVARSTQSCEGATLYITLSPCKDCSKLIHQSGIKRVVYYQGYKDEEGLDFLTKAGVEVEHIADLDWYEN; translated from the coding sequence ATGAAAGAACAAAAACGGAATAAATACGATAAGGCCTACTTGAGAATTGCTAAAGAATGGAGCCTGTTGTCGTATTGTAAAAGAAAACAGGTTGGTGCCATCATTGTAAAAGACCGTATGATTATTTCCGACGGTTATAACGGAACACCATCCGGATTTGAGAATTGCTGCGAAGACGATGAAGGGTATACCAAATGGTATGTATTGCATGCCGAAGCGAATGCAATCTCGAAAGTGGCCCGATCCACACAATCCTGCGAAGGAGCAACCTTATATATTACCTTATCGCCTTGTAAGGATTGTAGTAAACTGATTCATCAGTCCGGAATTAAACGGGTTGTTTATTATCAGGGATATAAAGATGAAGAAGGACTTGATTTTTTGACAAAAGCAGGTGTAGAGGTAGAGCATATTGCTGATTTGGATTGGTATGAAAATTAA
- a CDS encoding S41 family peptidase → MKIKKIYLPVIITTALAVGVLIGGYLNFSAPTANFSSNASKNKLNKLLDFINNEYVDEVNTDSIVDITVNGILEKLDPHSVYIAKNEFESVAQSMKGDFVGIGVNFYTYKDSVAVIKPIADGPSERAGIRAGDRILFAGNSKLFGKKISNDTLFSKLKGERGSKVELTIFRKTENKKFKVNVTRDLVPIKSVDVALMLNNKIGYIKINRFAETTFKEFHQGLSKLKAAGVQELIVDVRNNGGGYMERAVEIADEFLKDKEQIVKIKNRKGVEDVSNATSKGSFENGKLYILIDENSASASEILAGAIQDNDRGLIVGRRSFGKGLVQREMPLGDGSAVRLTVARYYTPSGRSIQKPYNKGLEAYYGDFEKRFENGELYAFDSIKVADSLKFKTKKGKTVYGGGGIIPDIFVPMEGKHGDEALNMIMQSGIVSYFVFEELDRERMQFQKLMIPQVESKVKSTDFYYDGFRKHLSKSGLIFNLDKNKDKVKQYLAAEFVRQLFDEQHYYQLVLKEDPMIKAVFEAAKK, encoded by the coding sequence ATGAAAATTAAAAAAATATATTTGCCGGTAATCATCACTACGGCACTCGCTGTGGGTGTGCTTATTGGGGGCTATCTTAACTTTTCGGCTCCAACGGCGAATTTTTCTTCAAACGCGAGTAAAAATAAACTCAATAAGCTACTGGATTTTATCAATAACGAATATGTCGATGAGGTCAATACCGATTCGATTGTGGATATTACCGTAAACGGTATTCTCGAAAAACTCGATCCACATTCGGTTTATATTGCTAAAAACGAGTTCGAATCCGTAGCGCAAAGTATGAAAGGTGACTTTGTGGGAATTGGCGTGAATTTCTATACCTATAAAGATTCGGTGGCGGTTATCAAACCCATCGCAGATGGGCCTTCCGAAAGAGCCGGAATTCGTGCGGGTGACCGTATTTTGTTTGCAGGCAATAGTAAATTATTCGGAAAGAAAATATCCAACGATACGCTTTTTTCAAAATTAAAAGGGGAGAGAGGATCCAAAGTAGAGCTAACCATTTTTAGAAAAACGGAAAACAAAAAGTTTAAAGTCAATGTAACCCGCGATTTGGTGCCAATCAAAAGTGTGGATGTGGCTTTAATGCTCAATAATAAAATCGGATATATTAAAATTAACCGTTTTGCTGAGACTACTTTTAAAGAGTTTCATCAGGGACTGTCAAAGCTAAAAGCAGCCGGTGTGCAAGAACTTATTGTCGATGTACGTAATAATGGTGGTGGCTATATGGAACGCGCGGTGGAAATTGCCGATGAGTTCCTGAAAGATAAAGAGCAGATCGTTAAAATCAAAAACCGAAAAGGAGTGGAGGACGTGAGTAATGCTACTTCGAAAGGTAGTTTTGAAAACGGAAAACTATATATTCTGATCGATGAAAACAGTGCGTCGGCAAGTGAAATTTTAGCCGGAGCGATTCAGGATAACGACCGCGGACTGATTGTGGGAAGACGATCGTTTGGAAAAGGTTTGGTGCAACGGGAAATGCCATTAGGAGATGGTTCTGCTGTTCGTTTAACGGTGGCGCGTTATTATACGCCTTCGGGACGATCGATCCAAAAACCGTATAATAAAGGTCTGGAAGCGTATTACGGCGATTTTGAAAAGCGTTTCGAGAACGGCGAATTATACGCATTCGATAGTATCAAAGTTGCGGATAGCCTGAAGTTTAAAACCAAAAAAGGAAAAACGGTTTATGGTGGTGGCGGTATCATTCCGGATATTTTTGTCCCGATGGAAGGAAAACACGGGGATGAAGCCTTAAACATGATCATGCAATCTGGAATTGTGAGCTATTTTGTTTTTGAAGAATTGGATCGCGAAAGAATGCAATTTCAGAAGTTAATGATTCCACAAGTGGAAAGTAAGGTGAAAAGTACCGATTTTTATTACGATGGTTTCCGTAAACATTTGTCGAAAAGCGGGCTTATTTTTAATCTGGATAAAAACAAAGATAAGGTCAAACAATATCTGGCTGCCGAATTTGTACGTCAGTTATTTGATGAGCAACATTATTATCAGTTGGTTTTAAAAGAAGATCCGATGATTAAAGCGGTGTTTGAAGCCGCTAAAAAATAA
- a CDS encoding FAD-dependent oxidoreductase has protein sequence MFDVLLIGGGVAGVSCALILGSAQKKSFVTDKKIGIITHQKASSLQDALFNNAYGIPAGKPGSEILTESTDHLAQTYPHIIQIPDEKVIKVEGASGNFTVTTNKASYKTRAIVVAIGSSNLFGIEGLEHYIEPHRKALPEKNRIQLKNNDHLVADGIYVAGTLAGWRSQLAIAAGSGASVATDLLTLWNNGIETHSHDSIRK, from the coding sequence ATGTTTGATGTTTTGCTAATTGGTGGCGGTGTAGCCGGGGTTTCGTGTGCCCTTATATTAGGGTCGGCTCAAAAAAAGAGTTTTGTAACCGATAAAAAAATAGGCATTATCACCCACCAGAAAGCGTCGTCGTTACAAGACGCGCTATTCAATAACGCCTATGGTATTCCGGCAGGAAAACCGGGTTCGGAAATTCTAACCGAAAGCACCGATCATCTGGCACAAACCTACCCGCATATCATACAAATTCCGGACGAAAAAGTTATCAAAGTCGAAGGAGCATCCGGCAACTTTACCGTAACGACAAACAAAGCCTCTTATAAAACCCGTGCGATTGTAGTCGCCATCGGTTCATCCAACCTTTTCGGAATAGAAGGCCTGGAACACTATATTGAACCACACCGCAAAGCATTACCGGAGAAAAACCGTATCCAGCTTAAAAACAATGATCATCTTGTTGCCGACGGTATTTATGTAGCCGGGACGCTGGCCGGATGGAGAAGTCAGCTTGCGATAGCCGCCGGAAGTGGCGCATCGGTAGCAACCGACCTCCTAACGTTATGGAACAACGGAATTGAAACCCACTCTCACGACAGTATACGAAAATAA
- a CDS encoding MarC family protein → MGFDWKEFFTVGMVLFAVIDIFGSIPIIVDLRNKVGHIQSEKASIVAAVIMISFLFVGDEILKLIGIDVNSFAVAGSFVLFFLALEMILGITLYKDDAPNTASIVPIAFPLIAGAGTMTTLLSLRSEYQTINIIFGILANILIVYLVLKSSSRIEKTLGKNGLGVIRKVFGVVLLAIAVKLFAANVKGLFV, encoded by the coding sequence ATGGGATTCGATTGGAAAGAATTTTTTACGGTAGGAATGGTTTTATTTGCGGTGATCGATATTTTCGGAAGTATCCCGATTATTGTTGATTTACGCAACAAAGTAGGCCATATACAATCTGAAAAAGCCTCTATAGTCGCGGCTGTGATCATGATTTCCTTTCTTTTTGTAGGAGATGAAATTTTAAAACTTATCGGAATCGATGTCAACTCGTTTGCCGTTGCCGGTTCGTTTGTATTATTTTTTCTGGCACTGGAAATGATCTTAGGCATCACACTCTATAAAGATGATGCGCCCAATACAGCATCCATAGTACCGATTGCCTTCCCGCTGATAGCCGGAGCCGGTACCATGACCACTTTACTATCCTTGCGCTCGGAATATCAGACGATCAACATTATCTTTGGTATTCTGGCCAACATTCTGATTGTATACCTGGTTTTAAAATCATCATCCCGAATCGAAAAAACATTGGGTAAAAACGGACTAGGTGTTATCCGCAAGGTATTTGGCGTGGTTCTTTTAGCGATCGCTGTTAAATTATTCGCAGCTAATGTTAAAGGTCTGTTTGTTTAA
- a CDS encoding DUF3109 family protein: MFQLGKTIVSEEILEKEFVCNLSACKGACCVDGDAGAPLDQNEVAVLEKIYPIVKPFLRPEGVAAIEAQGTSIVGSDGELETPLIDGADCAYVIFDGPTALCGIEQAYNQGLVDWKKPVSCHLYPIRVKDFSDFAAVNYHKWHICDDACSLGKELEVPVYKFVKEALVRKFGPEWYSELEKVAEELKK, translated from the coding sequence ATGTTTCAGTTAGGGAAAACCATCGTGTCTGAGGAAATTCTTGAAAAAGAATTTGTGTGTAATCTGTCGGCTTGTAAAGGAGCTTGTTGTGTGGATGGTGATGCCGGTGCGCCACTTGATCAAAATGAAGTGGCGGTTCTGGAAAAAATTTATCCCATCGTAAAACCGTTTTTACGTCCCGAAGGTGTTGCTGCAATCGAAGCGCAGGGAACCTCGATCGTAGGTTCGGATGGCGAACTGGAAACACCACTGATTGACGGAGCGGATTGCGCGTATGTTATTTTTGACGGGCCAACGGCGCTTTGTGGTATTGAGCAGGCGTACAATCAAGGTCTGGTCGATTGGAAAAAACCGGTTTCCTGTCATTTGTACCCGATACGGGTTAAAGACTTTTCCGATTTTGCCGCGGTGAATTACCATAAATGGCATATCTGCGACGATGCTTGTTCGCTTGGAAAAGAGCTGGAAGTTCCGGTGTATAAATTCGTAAAAGAAGCACTGGTTCGTAAGTTCGGGCCGGAATGGTATAGCGAACTTGAAAAGGTGGCCGAAGAACTTAAAAAGTAG
- a CDS encoding ribonucleotide-diphosphate reductase subunit beta, producing MSVIEPILQENKDRFVIFPIKHHDIWDWYKKMEASFWTAEEIDLHQDLTDWNTKLNDDEKYFIKHILAFFAASDGIVNENLAENFVNEVQYPEAKFFYGFQIMMENIHSETYSLLIDTYVKDEAEKNELFHALDVFPAIRKKADWALRWIESDSFAERLIAFAAVEGIFFSGAFCSIFWLKKRGLMPGLTFSNELISRDEGVHCDFAVHLHNHHLVNKVSKDRIKEIITDALNIEREFITESLPVSLIGMNAILMTQYLEFVADRLLVELGCEKVYNASNPFDFMDMISLQGKTNFFEKRVSEYQKAGVLNKDTDSQKISFDADF from the coding sequence ATGTCGGTGATAGAACCAATTTTGCAAGAGAATAAAGACCGTTTTGTTATTTTTCCAATCAAACACCACGATATCTGGGATTGGTATAAAAAAATGGAGGCTAGCTTTTGGACGGCAGAAGAAATTGACTTGCATCAGGATTTGACCGACTGGAATACAAAATTGAACGACGACGAAAAATATTTTATCAAACATATTTTGGCGTTCTTCGCGGCTTCCGACGGTATCGTAAATGAAAACCTTGCGGAAAACTTTGTAAACGAAGTGCAATATCCGGAAGCGAAGTTTTTCTACGGATTCCAGATTATGATGGAAAACATTCATAGTGAAACGTATTCTCTTTTGATTGATACCTATGTGAAAGACGAGGCTGAAAAAAATGAATTGTTCCATGCTTTAGATGTCTTTCCTGCCATCCGTAAAAAAGCAGATTGGGCGTTACGTTGGATTGAATCCGATTCGTTTGCCGAAAGATTAATTGCGTTTGCTGCTGTAGAGGGAATTTTCTTCTCCGGAGCATTCTGTTCGATTTTCTGGTTGAAAAAACGCGGTCTGATGCCGGGGCTTACGTTCTCGAATGAGTTGATCTCAAGAGACGAAGGAGTGCATTGTGATTTTGCGGTTCATTTACACAACCACCATTTGGTGAACAAAGTGTCGAAAGACAGAATTAAGGAGATCATTACTGATGCCTTAAATATCGAAAGAGAATTTATTACCGAATCATTACCGGTAAGTTTGATCGGAATGAATGCAATACTAATGACACAATACCTGGAGTTTGTAGCCGACAGATTGTTGGTGGAACTGGGTTGTGAAAAAGTATATAACGCGAGCAATCCTTTTGACTTTATGGATATGATCTCGTTACAGGGGAAAACCAATTTCTTCGAAAAAAGGGTATCCGAATACCAGAAAGCGGGTGTATTAAACAAAGATACCGACTCGCAAAAAATTAGCTTCGACGCTGATTTTTAA
- a CDS encoding ribonucleoside-diphosphate reductase subunit alpha yields the protein MYVVKRDGRREPVMFDKITDRVRILCYGLNDLVDPVKVAMRVIEGLYDGVTTSELDNLAAETAASMTVSHPDFAQLAARIAVSNLHKNTKKSFSETMTDMYQYVNPRTNQESPLISDEVYEVIMANAERLDSTIIYNRDFNYDYFGFKTLERSYLLRINGQIVERPQHMLMRVSVGIHLNDIESAIETYELMSKKFFTHATPTLFNAGTPKPQMSSCFLLTMQDDSIDGIYDTLKHTAKISQSAGGIGLSIHNVRATGSYIRGTNGTSNGIVPMLRVFNDTARYVDQGGGKRKGSFAIYVEPWHADIFDFLDLRKNHGKEEMRARDLFYAMWMNDLFMKRVQEDGQWTLMCPNECPGLYDVYGDEFDAMYIAYENAGKGRKTIKARELWEKILESQIETGTPYMLYKDAANRKSNQKNLGTIRSSNLCTEILEYTSADEIAVCNLASISLPMFVENGEFNHTLLYDVTKRVTRNLNKVIDRNYYPVKEAENSNMRHRPVGLGVQGLADAFILLRMPFTSDAAKKLNQEIFETMYFAALTASMEMAKEEGPYSTFEGSPISKGEFQYNLWGLNDDDLSGRWDWTSLRKEVMQNGVRNSLLMAPMPTASTSQILGNNEAFEPYTSNIYTRRVLSGEFIVVNKHLLQDLVNLGLWNENLKQEIMRANGSIQNIDNIPQDIKELYKTVWEMSMKDIIDMSRQRGYFIDQSQSLNLFMEGATFAKLTSMHFYAWQSGLKTGMYYLRTKSAVDAIKFTLNNEVKQETPAKQEEIAVDEFRAMLERSRNAEPDDCEMCGS from the coding sequence ATGTATGTAGTAAAAAGAGACGGACGACGTGAGCCTGTAATGTTTGATAAGATTACAGACAGAGTTAGAATTCTATGCTATGGATTAAACGATTTGGTTGATCCTGTAAAAGTAGCTATGCGAGTTATTGAAGGTTTATACGATGGTGTAACCACATCAGAACTGGATAACCTGGCTGCCGAAACAGCAGCGTCAATGACGGTTTCACACCCGGATTTTGCACAGTTGGCCGCGCGAATTGCCGTGTCGAACCTGCACAAAAATACCAAAAAATCATTCTCGGAAACGATGACGGATATGTATCAGTACGTAAATCCGAGAACCAATCAGGAATCACCGTTGATTTCGGATGAGGTTTATGAAGTGATAATGGCCAATGCCGAACGATTGGATTCTACAATTATCTATAACCGGGATTTTAACTACGATTATTTCGGATTTAAAACTTTGGAGCGTTCCTATTTGTTGCGTATCAACGGGCAAATCGTAGAACGTCCGCAACATATGTTAATGCGTGTTTCCGTAGGGATTCACCTTAACGATATCGAATCGGCTATCGAGACCTACGAATTGATGTCGAAAAAGTTCTTTACGCATGCAACCCCAACATTGTTTAATGCCGGAACACCAAAACCACAAATGTCGTCTTGTTTCCTGTTGACGATGCAGGATGATAGTATCGACGGAATTTACGATACCCTAAAACATACGGCTAAGATCTCGCAATCGGCCGGAGGAATCGGTTTGTCAATCCACAATGTTCGGGCTACCGGTTCGTATATCAGAGGAACAAACGGAACATCCAACGGTATTGTACCGATGTTGCGTGTGTTTAACGATACGGCACGTTATGTGGATCAGGGTGGTGGAAAACGTAAAGGTAGTTTTGCGATTTATGTAGAGCCATGGCATGCCGATATCTTCGATTTCCTGGATTTACGTAAAAACCACGGAAAAGAAGAAATGCGTGCACGTGATCTTTTCTATGCGATGTGGATGAACGATTTGTTTATGAAACGCGTTCAGGAAGACGGGCAATGGACCTTAATGTGTCCGAACGAATGTCCCGGATTATACGATGTATATGGTGATGAATTCGACGCGATGTATATCGCTTATGAAAATGCCGGAAAAGGTAGAAAAACCATAAAAGCCCGTGAGCTTTGGGAGAAAATCCTGGAATCACAAATCGAAACCGGTACGCCATACATGCTTTATAAGGATGCGGCCAACCGTAAATCAAACCAGAAAAATCTGGGAACGATCCGTTCTTCGAATCTGTGTACGGAGATTCTGGAATATACTTCAGCCGACGAAATTGCGGTTTGTAATCTGGCTTCCATATCACTTCCGATGTTTGTGGAAAACGGAGAATTCAATCATACACTACTTTACGATGTTACCAAACGCGTAACTCGTAACCTGAATAAAGTAATCGACAGGAATTACTATCCTGTTAAAGAAGCCGAAAATTCTAATATGCGTCACCGTCCGGTTGGATTGGGCGTACAAGGTCTGGCCGATGCTTTTATCTTATTGCGTATGCCGTTTACGAGTGATGCCGCTAAAAAGCTGAATCAGGAAATTTTCGAAACCATGTATTTTGCTGCTCTTACCGCATCGATGGAAATGGCAAAAGAAGAAGGTCCATATTCAACTTTCGAGGGCTCTCCAATTTCAAAAGGAGAATTCCAGTACAATCTTTGGGGATTGAATGATGACGATTTAAGCGGTCGTTGGGATTGGACAAGCCTGCGAAAAGAAGTGATGCAAAACGGAGTACGTAACTCTTTGTTGATGGCACCGATGCCAACAGCTTCGACATCACAAATCTTAGGAAACAACGAAGCTTTCGAACCGTATACCTCCAATATTTATACCCGTCGTGTATTATCGGGTGAGTTTATCGTGGTAAACAAACACTTGTTGCAGGATTTGGTAAATCTGGGCTTGTGGAACGAAAACCTGAAACAGGAAATCATGCGTGCCAACGGATCGATTCAGAATATCGATAACATTCCTCAGGATATTAAAGAACTGTACAAAACGGTTTGGGAAATGAGTATGAAGGATATTATTGATATGTCCCGTCAGCGTGGTTACTTTATCGATCAGTCGCAATCGTTAAACCTGTTTATGGAAGGTGCTACTTTTGCAAAATTAACATCAATGCATTTCTACGCATGGCAGTCCGGTTTAAAAACCGGAATGTACTACCTGAGAACGAAGAGTGCTGTCGATGCCATTAAGTTTACATTAAACAACGAGGTGAAGCAGGAAACACCGGCAAAACAGGAAGAAATCGCTGTAGATGAATTCCGCGCGATGTTGGAACGTTCCCGAAATGCAGAGCCGGACGATTGTGAAATGTGTGGTTCATAA
- a CDS encoding ATP-binding protein, with amino-acid sequence MSTLYFTDRSNVNLEEVVFNEAVSGQINQFLKEYHFREVLERYELPVVNKMLLYGKTGCGKTMTAKAIAKKLDKKIIIVNLASIVSSKLGETAKNIEGLFKEVLYESAVLFFDEFDSLGQIRDYDNKDSSEMKRVVNAILQLIDNFPKKSILIAATNQIQMIDEALIRRFELKLEFTLPSREVLDMYYDKLLSKYPAEFCTLERIYEVSFAEAKNQVFTAVKNNIIQAEIEKQHNNQIPFGN; translated from the coding sequence TTGAGTACTTTATATTTTACCGACAGAAGTAATGTTAATCTGGAAGAGGTTGTTTTTAATGAAGCTGTTTCAGGACAGATCAACCAGTTTTTAAAAGAATATCATTTCCGCGAAGTATTGGAACGCTATGAATTGCCGGTGGTGAATAAAATGCTGTTATACGGAAAAACGGGTTGCGGAAAAACGATGACGGCCAAAGCAATTGCCAAAAAGCTCGATAAAAAGATTATTATCGTCAATCTGGCGAGTATCGTTTCATCCAAACTGGGCGAAACCGCCAAAAATATCGAAGGTCTGTTTAAAGAAGTGCTGTATGAAAGTGCCGTATTGTTTTTCGACGAATTCGATTCGTTGGGACAAATACGGGATTATGATAATAAAGATAGTAGCGAAATGAAACGTGTGGTAAATGCAATCTTACAGCTGATCGATAATTTTCCGAAAAAATCGATATTGATCGCGGCAACCAACCAGATTCAGATGATTGATGAGGCTTTGATACGACGGTTTGAGCTAAAACTGGAGTTTACACTTCCGTCGCGCGAAGTACTCGATATGTATTATGACAAACTGTTGTCGAAATATCCGGCCGAATTCTGTACGTTGGAACGGATTTACGAGGTGTCGTTTGCCGAAGCGAAAAATCAGGTGTTTACAGCGGTGAAAAATAATATTATTCAGGCTGAAATCGAAAAACAACATAATAACCAGATCCCGTTTGGGAATTAA